The Prinia subflava isolate CZ2003 ecotype Zambia chromosome 5, Cam_Psub_1.2, whole genome shotgun sequence genome window below encodes:
- the LOC134551489 gene encoding cytoplasmic dynein 1 heavy chain 1-like gives MWEEVTKMGRHQGVQVCLVFHSSSTPKCLTYSPAGTGKTESVKALGHQLGRFVLVFNCNETFDFQAMGRIFVGLCQVGAWGCFDEFNRLEERMLSAVSQQVQCIQEALREHSNPNYDKTATPITCELLNKQVKVSPDMAIFITMNPGYAGRSNLPDNLKKLFRSLAMTKPDRQLIAQVMLYSQGFRTAEVLANKIVPFFKLCDEQLSSQSHYDFGLRALKSVLVSAGNVKRERIQKIKREKEERGEVVDEGEIAENLPEQEILIQSVCETMVPKLVAEDIPLLFSLLSDVFPGVQYHRGEMTALREELKKVCQEMYLTYGDGEEVGGMWVEKVLQLYQITQINHGLMMVGPSGSGKSMAWRVLLKALERLEGVEGVAHIIDPKAISKDHLYGTLDPNTREWTDGLFTHVLRKIIDNVRGELQKRQWIIFDGDVDPEWVENLNSVLDDNKLLTLPNGERLSLPPNVRIMFEVQDLKYATLATVSRCGMVWFSEDVLSTDMIFNNFLARLRSIPLDEGEEEAQRRRKGKEDEGEEAASPMLQIQRDAATIMQPYFTSNGLVTKALEHAFKLEHIMDLTRLRCLGSLFSMLHQACRNVAQYNANHPDFPMQIDQLERYIQRYLVYAILWSLSGDSRLKMRAELGEYIRRITTVPLPTAPNIPIIDYEVSITGEWVPWQSKVPQIEVETHKVAAPDVVVPTLDTVRHEALLYTWLAEHKPLVLCGPPGSGKTMTLFSALRALPDMEVVGLNFSSATTPELLLKTFDHYCEYRRTPNGVVLAPVQLGKWLVLFCDEINLPDMDKYGTQRVISFIRQMVEHGGFYRTSDQTWVKLERIQFVGACNPPTDPGRKPLSHRFLRHVPVVYVDYPGPASLTQIYGTFNRAMLRLIPSLRTYAEPLTAAMVEFYTMSQERFTQDMQPHYIYSPREMTRWVRGIFEALRPLETLPVEGLIRIWAHEALRLFQDRLVEDEERRWTDENIDMVALKHFPNIDKEKAMSRPILYSNWLSKDYIPVDQEELRDYVKARLKVFYEEELDVPLVLFNEVLDHVLRIDRIFRQPQGHLLLIGVSGAGKTTLSRFVAWMNGLSVYQIKVHRKYTGEDFDEDLRTVLRRSGCKNEKIAFIMDESNVLDSGFLERMNTLLANGEVPGLFEGDEYATLMTQCKEGAQKEGLMLDSHEELYKWFTSQVIRNLHVVFTMNPSSEGLKDRAATSPALFNRCVLNWFGDWSTEALYQVGKEFTSKMDLEKPNYIVPDYMPVVYDKLPQPPTHREAIVNSCVFVHQTLHQANARLAKRGGRTMAITPRHYLDFINHYANLFNEKRSELEEQQMHLNVGLRKIKETVDQVEELRRDLRIKSQELEVKNAAANDKLKKMVKDQQEAEKKKVMSQEIQEQLHKQQEVIADKQMSVKEDLDKVEPAVIEAQSAVKSIKKQHLVEVRSMANPPAAVKLALESICLLLGESTTDWKQIRSIIMRENFIPTIVNFSAEEISDAIREKMKKNYLSNPSYNYEIVNRASLACGPMVKWAIAQLNYADMLKRVEPLRNELQKLEDDAKDNQQKANEVKQMIRDLEASIARYKEEYAVLISEAQAIKADLAAVEAKVNRSTALLKSLSAERERWEKTSETFKNQMSTIAGDCLLSGAFIAYAGYFDQQMRQNLFTTWSHHLQQANIQFRTDIARTEYLSNADERLRWQASSLPADDLCTENAIMLKRFNRYPLIIDPSGQATEFIMNEYKDRKITRTSFLDDAFRKNLESALRFGNPLLVQMGNAEERSPGSWLAHATRKETTFPATPCLLQTLPYHGD, from the exons ATGTGGGAAGAAGTAACGAAGATGGGAAGACATCAGGGTGTTCAAGTTTGTTTAGTGTTCCACAGCTCTTCAACTCCCAAGTGTCTAACATACA GTCCTGCTGGTACTGGTAAAACAGAATCTGTTAAAGCTCTTGGACATCAGCTTGGCCGCTTTGTGTTGGTTTTCAACTGCAATGAAACATTTGACTTCCAG GCGATGGGACGCATCTTTGTGGGACTTTGCCAAGTGGGAGCGTGGGGCTGCTTTGATGAGTTCAACAGGCTGGAGGAGCGAATGCTCTCTGCAGTTTCACAGCAAGTTCAGTGCATCCAGGAAGCCTTGAGAGAGCATTCCAACCCCAACTATGATAAGA CTGCAACACCCATTACCTGTGAGCTGCTGAACAAACAAGTCAAAGTGAGCCCTGACATGGCTATCTTCATCACCATGAATCCTGGCTATGCAGGCAGATCTAATCTGCCTGACAATTTGAAGAAGCTGTTCCGTAGCTTGGCAATGACAAAACCAGACCGTCAGTTGATTGCCCAGGTCATGCTGTACTCCCAGGGTTTCCGTACTGCCGAAGTTCTTGCCAATAAGATAGTACCATTCTTCAA GCTTTGTGATGAACAGTTGTCCTCCCAAAGTCACTATGATTTTGGCCTGAGAGCACTGAAGAGTGTGCTGGTTAGTGCAGGTAATGTGAAGAGGGAGAGGATTCAGAAGATAAAGCGGGAGAAGGAAGAGCGTGGTGAAGTTGTTGATGAGGGAGAAATCGCTGAGAACTTGCCAGAGCAAGAG atCCTGATCCAAAGTGTATGTGAAACTATGGTACCAAAACTGGTTGCAGAAGACATTCCACTGCTGTTCAGTCTCCTTTCTGATGTATTCCCTGGAGTACAGTATCACCGTGGAGAGATGACAGCCTTGAGAGAGGAACTCAAGAAAGTGTGTCAGGAAATGTACCTTACCTATGGTGATGGAGAGGAAGTTGGTGGCATGTGGGTCGAAAAg GTTCTTCAGCTGTATCAGATCACACAGATAAATCATGGCTTGATGATGGTTGGTCCCTCTGGAAGTGGCAAGAGCATGGCCTGGAGAGTACTTCTGAAGGCCCTTGAACGGCTGGAGGGTGTGGAAGGTGTTGCTCACATTATAGATCCAAAAGCAATTAGCAAAGATCACCTCTATGGTACTTTGGATCCAAATACCAGGGAATGGACAGATGGCTTGTTTACACATGTCCTGAGAAA AATCATAGACAATGTGAGAGGTGAACTACAAAAACGTCAGTGGATTATCTTTGATGGTGATGTAGACCCTGAATGGGTTGAGAACTTGAACTCTGTTCTGGATGACAACAAACTTCTGACTCTACCAAATGGAGAACGTCTAAGCCTCCCACCAAAT gtgCGCATCATGTTTGAGGTGCAGGATCTGAAATATGCCACTTTGGCTACCGTGTCAAGGTGTGGTATGGTCTGGTTCAGTGAGGATGTTCTCAGTACAGACATGATATTCAATAACTTCCTGGCCAGACTAAGAAGCATTCCTCTGGATGAAGGTGAGGAGGAAGCTCAGCGCAGGCGAAAGGGCAAGGAAGATGAAGGAGAAGAAGCAGCGTCCCCAATGTTGCAG ATTCAGAGAGACGCTGCAACAATAATGCAGCCGTATTTCACCTCCAATGGCCTGGTGACCAAGGCCCTTGAGCACGCCTTCAAGCTGGAGCACATCATGGACCTGACGCGCCTGCGCTGCCTGGGCTCTCTGTTCTCCATGCTGCACCAAGCCTGCCGCAACGTGGCGCAGTACAACGCCAACCACCCCGACTTCCCCATGCAGATTGACCAGCTGGAGCGCTACATCCAG AGGTACCTGGTCTATGCCATACTGTGGTCTCTTTCTGGAGACAGTCGTTTGAaaatgagagcagagctgggagaatACATTAGGAGAATCACCACTGTGCCACTGCCAACTGCACCCAACATACCAATAATTGACTATGAG GTGTCCATTACAGGTGAATGGGTGCCATGGCAATCCAAAGTTCCTCAAATTGAAGTTGAAACACACAAAGTTGCAGCTCCTGATGTTGTAGTGCCAACCCTAGATACAGTTCGCCATGAAGCGTTGCTGTACACTTGGCTGGCAGAGCACAAACCTCTGGTGCTCTGTGGCCCACCAGGTTCTGGAAAGACCATGACCCTCTTCAGTGCTCTCAGAGCTCTGCCTGACATGGAG gtgGTTGGACTCAACTTCTCTAGTGCTAccactccagagctgctgttgaAGACTTTTGATCACTACTGTGAATACAGGCGTACCCCCAATGGAGTGGTGCTGGCTCCTGTGCAGTTAGGAAAGTGGCTGGTGCTGTTCTGTGATGAAATCAACTTGCCAGACATGGATAAGTATGGCACACAGAGAGTCATATCCTTCATTAgacag ATGGTGGAACATGGAGGATTCTACCGTACATCTGACCAGACATGGGTGAAACTGGAGAGAATTCAGTTTGTTGGTGCATGTAATCCTCCTACTGATCCTGGAAGAAAACCCCTGTCACATAG atttttacgACATGTTCCTGTGGTTTATGTGGACTATCCTGGCCCAGCTTCACTTACTCAGATTTATGGCACATTCAACCGTGCAATGCTGAGGCTGATCCCATCGCTTCGCACCTACGCAGAGCCCCTCACTGCTGCTATGGTAGAGTTCTACACAATGTCTCAG GAGAGATTCACTCAAGACATGCAGCCACACTACATCTACTCTCCTCGTGAAATGACTCGGTGGGTGAGAGGTATATTTGAAGCATTGAGGCCACTGGAAACCTTACCAGTTGAAGGCCTTATCAGGATTTGGGCCCACGAAGCCTTACGTCTCTTCCAGGACAG ACTTGTGGAAGATGAGGAGAGACGCTGGACTGATGAGAACATTGACATGGTTGCTCTGAAACACTTCCCCAACATTGACAAAGAGAAGGCTATGAGCAGACCTATCTTGTACAGCAACTGGCTGTCAAAG GATTACATTCCAGTGGATCAGGAAGAATTGAGAGACTATGTGAAAGCTAGGCTTAAAGTCTTTTATGAAGAAGAGCTTGATGTACCACTTGTCCTGTTTAATGAAGTCTTGGATCATGTGTTAAGAATTGACCG AATCTTCCGTCAGCCACAGGGCCACTTGCTGCTAATTGGAGTCAGTGGAGCAGGGAAAACAACCCTGTCAAGATTTGTTGCCTGGATGAATGGTTTGAGTGTCTACCAAATCAAG GTTCACAGAAAATACACAGGTGAAGATTTTGATGAAGACCTTAGAACAGTATTGAGACGCTCTggctgtaaaaatgaaaaaatagcttttattaTGGATGAGTCAAACGTCTTGGATTCTGGATTCCTGGAGAGAATGAACACTCTCCTAGCCAATGGAGAG GTTCCTGGCCTCTTTGAAGGAGATGAATATGCTACCCTCATGACTCAGTGTAAAGAAGGAGCACAGAAGGAAGGTTTAATGTTAGATTCACATGAGGAACTGTACAAATGGTTCACCAGCCAAGTTATTCGCAATCTCCATGTAGTGTTCACTATGAATCCATCTTCTGAGGGCCTGAAGGACAGGGCAGCTACCTCTCCTGCACTCTTCAACAG ATGTGTCTTGAACTGGTTTGGAGACTGGTCAACTGAGGCACTGTACCAAGTTGGCAAAGAGTTCACAAGCAAAATGGATCTTGAGAAACCAAATTACATTGTGCCTGATTACATGCCAGTTGTGTATGATAAGCTGCCCCAGCCACCAACGCACAGGGAGGCTATTGTTAATAGCTGTGTGTTTGTTCATCAGACTCTTCACCAG GCCAATGCTCGGCTGGCAAAGCGAGGAGGCAGAACCATGGCAATCACACCACGCCACTACTTGGACTTCATCAACCATTATGCCAACTTGTTCAATGAGAAGCGAAGTGAACTGGAGGAGCAGCAAATGCATTTGAATGTTGGTCTGAGAAAAATCAAGGAAACAGTTGATCAG GTAGAGGAGTTGCGGCGTGACCTAAGAATAAAGAGTCAGGAGCTGGAAGTGAAAAATGCAGCAGCCAATGACAAGTTGAAAAAGATGGTGAAAGATCAACAGgaagctgagaagaaaaag GTCATGAGCCAGGAGATTCAGGAACAGCTGCACAAGCAGCAGGAGGTCATTGCAGACAAGCAGATGAGTGTGAAAGAAGATCTTGACAAGGTGGAGCCTGCTGTCATTGAAGCTCAGAGTG CTGTGAAGTCCATAAAGAAGCAGCACCTGGTCGAGGTCCGTTCCATGGCCAATCCACCTGCAGCAGTTAAGCTGGCACTGGAGTCCATCTGCCTGCTCTTAGGTGAAAGCACCACTGACTGGAAACAAATACGTTCCATCATCATGAGGGAGAACTTCATTCCAACCATTGTGAACTTCTCTGCTGAGGAAATCAG TGATGCCATCCGggagaagatgaagaaaaactaCCTGTCAAATCCAAGTTACAACTATGAAATTGTAAACAGAGCATCACTGGCCTGTGGACCTATGGTGAAATGGGCAATTGCACAG CTGAACTACGCTGATATGTTGAAACGAGTGGAACCTCTGCGCAATGAACTGCAGAAGCTGGAGGATGATGCCAAAGACAACcaacagaaagcaaatgaagTGAAGCAAATGATTCGTGATCTGGAGGCCAGTATTGCCCGTTACAAAGAAGAATACGCAGTCCTGATTTCGGAGGCTCAAGCTATTAAGGCAGACTTGGCTGCTGTAGAAGCAAAA GTAAACCGTAGCACAGCCCTCCTGAAGAGTCTTTCTGCCGAACGTGAAAGATGGGAGAAGACAAGTGAAACTTTCAAAAACCAGATGTCCACAATTGCAGGAGACTGTTTACTCTCAGGAGCTTTTATTGCCTATGCTGGCTACTTTGACCAGCAGATGCGTCAGAATCTGTTCACTACATGGTCTCACCATTTGCAGCAAGCAAATATCCAG TTCCGCACAGACATCGCGAGGACCGAGTACCTCTCCAACGCCGACGAGCGGCTGCGCTGGCAGGCGAGCTCGCTGCCCGCCGATGACCTGTGCACCGAGAATGCCATCATGCTCAAGCGCTTCAACAG GTATCCATTGATCATCGATCCCTCTGGGCAAGCTACAGAGTTTATCATGAATGAGTATAAAGACCGTAAGATAACTCGTACAAGCTTCTTGGATGACGCTTTCAGGAAGAACTTGGAAAGTGCCTTGAGATTTGGTAACCCACTTCTGGTTCAG